The Lycium barbarum isolate Lr01 chromosome 10, ASM1917538v2, whole genome shotgun sequence genome includes a region encoding these proteins:
- the LOC132613439 gene encoding uncharacterized protein LOC132613439, producing MSNLSKLEFVALDISGKNYLSWVLDAEIHLDAKGLGATITQDNTTSSQDKAKAMIFLRHHLDEGLKVEYLTVKDPLELWTGLKERYDHIKVTVLPRARYEWIHLRLQDFKTVCDYNSVVYRITSQLKLCGDNITDEDMLEKTLTTFHASNLVLQQQYRERGFKKHADLISCLLVAEQHNTLLLKNHEACPTGTAPFPEANVVATHGPTERRQNNRGHNNERGRGRGKGRYNNRRGGGHHKRENNMGYQGNPSRNNCHRCGLKGHWKNECRAPEHFVRLYQNSFKRKANRGGASSANARVESHMTFKNNDEAGPSRKYDDNVEANLALKDDDFDGLDDITHLEVEDFFGDRN from the coding sequence ATGTCGAATTTGTCGAAGCTTGAGTTTGTGGCACTTGATATCTCGGGAAAGAATTACCTATCATGGGTACTTGATGCTGAAATTCACCTAGACGCCAAAGGTCTTGGTGCCACTATTACTCAGGATAATACAACATCAAGTCAGGACAAAGCGAAGGCAATGATTTTCCTTCGTCATCATCTGGATGAAGGATTGAAGGTTGAATACCTGACAGTGAAAGATCCACTTGAATTGTGGACTGGTTTGAAGGAAAGGTATGACCACATTAAGGTAACGGTATTGCCCAGGGCTCGTTATGAGTGGATTCACTTACGGTTACAAGATTTTAAAACTGTATGTGATTATAACTCTGTTGTCTATAGAATTACTTCCCAACTGAAATTATGTGGGGATAATATAACTGACGAGGATATGTTGGAAAAGACTCTTACGACTTTTCATGCCTCCAATTTGGTATTACAACAACAGTACCGTGAAAGGGGTTTTAAAAAGCATGCTGATTTGATATCATGTCTTCTTGTGGCTGAGCAGCACAATACCCTTTTATTGAAAAATCATGAAGCCTGTCCCACTGGAACTGCTCCATTTCCggaagcgaatgtggtagcaacACATGGCCCAACTGAAAGAAGACAAAATAATCGAGGCCATAATAATGAGCGTGGGCGTGGCAGGGGCAAGGGACGATATAATAATCGTCGTGGTGGTGGTCACCATAAAAGGGAGAACAATATGGGTTATCAAGGCAATCCTTCAAGGAACAACTGTCATCGTTGTGGTTTGAAAGGTCACTGGAAAAATGAATGCCGGGCGCCTGAACATTTTGTCAGGCTTTATCaaaattccttcaaaagaaaGGCAAATAGAGGTGGTGCCTCTTCTGCTAATGCCCGGGTGGAGtcacacatgacttttaaaaataACGATGAGGCAGGGCCTTCACGAAAATATGATGATAATGTTGAAGCTAATTTGGCTTTGAAAGATGATGATTTTGATGGGCTTGATGATATTACTCATTTGGAAGTTGAAGACTTCTTTGGAGATCGAAATTGA
- the LOC132614338 gene encoding cysteine proteinase inhibitor 1-like: MSIKFNPILGILLVMVATVLLHVSAAQGSRKEALEGGWEPITNITDPKVVGIGKFAVDEHNKEAKTKLDFQKLLKGESQVVAGTNYRLVITAKNGDSLHNYLAEVWDKPWEKFRNLTSFVECKLENGEQKCSFT, translated from the coding sequence ATGTCTATCAAATTCAATCCCATCCTTGGGATTCTCTTAGTGATGGTTGCCACCGTTCTCCTTCACGTCTCCGCCGCACAGGGCAGCAGGAAAGAGGCTTTGGAGGGCGGTTGGGAGCCCATAACCAACATAACGGATCCCAAGGTGGTTGGTATAGGAAAATTTGCAGTGGATGAGCACAACAAAGAGGCTAAGACAAAATTGGACTTTCAGAAACTACTGAAAGGAGAAAGCCAAGTTGTTGCAGGAACAAATTATCGATTGGTCATCACAGCCAAGAATGGTGATTCTCTGCATAACTATTTGGCTGAGGTGTGGGACAAGCCATGGGAGAAATTTAGGAACCTTACTTCCTTTGTAGAATGTAAACTAGAAAATGGAGAACAGAAATGCAGTTTTACTTAA